Within the Deinococcus aquaedulcis genome, the region CCCTACTGGCCCCTCTCGCTGGGCCGCAAGAGCTTTCCGCCCGCCGAGGCCCTCTGGCTGGACGGCGGGGTGCGGGACGGTGAACTGCTGGAAGTCCTGCGCTCGGCCCCCAGCCTGCGAGGCGAGCGAGACGACGCGGGTGCGCCCTACCGGTTCGTGGTGGACCGGGATGCGGTGCTGGGCGACACCCGCCGCCTCTCGCCAGGTCTGCGCCGCGACGATCCCACCGCCCCCTTTGCCAAGCGCCGCTACGCCCTGCGCGACGTGTGGATGTTCAGCGAGGCCCCCCTCGCGTTGCAGGAGGTGGGCTGATGTACCTCTCCCGCCTGTGGCTGAACGAAGCCCACCGTCAGGCAAACGCCGACCTGCGCAGCGCCTACGGGCTGCACCAGTCGCTGCGCTGGGCCTTTCCCGGTGCGGGCGAAGCGGGCGGCCCCCTGCCGGACGGCGAGCGGCTGCTGTGGCGCAACGATGCCGAACAGGGTCTGCTGGTGCAGAGCGTCACCCATCCTGACTGGCAGGCGCTGGAAGACCGTTGGCCGGGGTACCTCCGGGACGCCCAGGTCAAACCTCTGGACCTCTCGGGCCTGCGGGAGGGCGAGCGCCTGCTGTTTCGCCTGCGCGCCAACGTGACCGCCAGCCGCTGGCGCGACGGCCAGGACCGCGCGGCCGACCCCCGCACCAAGCGCGAGGCCCTACGCGGCGCGCGGGAGCAGCTGGCCTGGCTGGAGCGCCAAGGCGAGCGCGGCGGCTTTGGAGTGCCCGGCGCGGACATCGTGCAGAGCGGCAATGTCCGCCTGTACAAAGCGCGTGGGGGCACGCCCATGACCCTCTTCGCCGTGACCTTCGAGGGCCTGCTGACGGTGGACGACCCGCTTCGGCTGGCCCAGACCGTGCAGGGGGGCATCGGCAAGGCCAAGTCGCTGGGCTTCGGCCTGCTGAGTCTGAGCCGGGGGTAAGCCATGACCGGAGAGAGTCAGGCCATCGTGTGGAAAAAACAGAACCTGCGCGAGTTGCCGAAGTTCCGCGACGGCACGTCCTACCTGTATCTCGAACACAGCACCCTGGAGCAGGACGGGCGCAGCATCCAGGCCTTTCACCCCGAAGGCATGGTCACCATTCCCTGCGCCAGCCTGGGCGTGCTGCTGCTGGGCCCAGGCACCAGCGTGAGCCACAGCGCCATGAAGGCCCTGTCCGACACCGGCTGCTCGGTGCTATGGGTGGGCGAACAGGGCGTGCGACTGTATGCCAGCGGCCTGGGCGAGTCACGCAAATCCGAGCGTCTGATGCGCCAGGCCCGGCTGTGGGCGAGTCCCCGCAGCCGCGAGCGGGTGGTGCGCCAGATGTACACCATGCGCTTTCCCGAAGGCCTGCCTGGGAACCTGACGCTGCAACAGATTCGCGGGCGCGAGGGAGCGCGGGTGCGGGACCTGTACGCGCGTTACAGCCAGGCGCACGGGGTGAAATGGCAGGAGCGCAAGTACAACCGGGGCAACTGGGACGCGGCCAGCCCCATCAACAAGGCGATCAGCAGCGGGACGGCGTGCCTGTACGGCCTGGCGCACGCGGCCATCCTGAGCTGCGGCTACAGCCCGGCGCTGGGGTTCGTGCATACCGGCAAGCAGCTCAGCTTCGTCTATGACGTGGCGGATCTCTACAAGATGGAAGTCGTGATGCCCGTCGCCTTTCAGGAGGCGGCCCGGGGCGGCGACGAGATTGACCGCCGGGTGCGCCTGGCCCTGCGGGACCACATGAAGCAGTTGCGCCTGCTGGAACGCATGGCAAACGACCTTCTGACCCTGCTGGACGACCGCCACGACGATGACCCGGAGGACGACGACGTGGGCGAACTCTGGGATCCGGAGGGCAACGTCCAAGGAGGAATCAACCATGATCGTGATGACCCTTGAGCGCGTGCCGCCCAGCCTGCGCGGCGAGCTGACCCGCTGGCTGATCGAGGTGCAGACGGGCGTGTACGTGGGGGCAGTCAGTGCCACCGTCCGCGACCTGCTGTGGGACAAGGTGGTGCAGCACGCCCGCGCCGGCCGCTGCACCCAGCTGTACCGGGCAAACAATGAGCAGGGCTTTGCCATCCGCATGCACGGCGAGGGGCGCCGGACGCTGGTGAAGCTGGAGGGCTACCAGCTTGTGGCCGTCAGGGACGCCCGGTATGAAACACTGAAGAGGGACTTCCAACCTCCCGAGGAGCTTGAAACTTTGTGAAATGAATTACGCTGAGTTGAAGAGACTTCGGCGGTTGCAGCGTAAGGGTTTGTGCGTCGTTTGAGAGTGTTTTCCCCGTGTAGGCGGGGATGTTCCGGACGGACAACGGGTCACGTTC harbors:
- the cas1e gene encoding type I-E CRISPR-associated endonuclease Cas1e, giving the protein MTGESQAIVWKKQNLRELPKFRDGTSYLYLEHSTLEQDGRSIQAFHPEGMVTIPCASLGVLLLGPGTSVSHSAMKALSDTGCSVLWVGEQGVRLYASGLGESRKSERLMRQARLWASPRSRERVVRQMYTMRFPEGLPGNLTLQQIRGREGARVRDLYARYSQAHGVKWQERKYNRGNWDAASPINKAISSGTACLYGLAHAAILSCGYSPALGFVHTGKQLSFVYDVADLYKMEVVMPVAFQEAARGGDEIDRRVRLALRDHMKQLRLLERMANDLLTLLDDRHDDDPEDDDVGELWDPEGNVQGGINHDRDDP
- the cas2e gene encoding type I-E CRISPR-associated endoribonuclease Cas2e, with the protein product MIVMTLERVPPSLRGELTRWLIEVQTGVYVGAVSATVRDLLWDKVVQHARAGRCTQLYRANNEQGFAIRMHGEGRRTLVKLEGYQLVAVRDARYETLKRDFQPPEELETL
- the cas6e gene encoding type I-E CRISPR-associated protein Cas6/Cse3/CasE, producing MYLSRLWLNEAHRQANADLRSAYGLHQSLRWAFPGAGEAGGPLPDGERLLWRNDAEQGLLVQSVTHPDWQALEDRWPGYLRDAQVKPLDLSGLREGERLLFRLRANVTASRWRDGQDRAADPRTKREALRGAREQLAWLERQGERGGFGVPGADIVQSGNVRLYKARGGTPMTLFAVTFEGLLTVDDPLRLAQTVQGGIGKAKSLGFGLLSLSRG